A genomic stretch from Setaria italica strain Yugu1 chromosome VII, Setaria_italica_v2.0, whole genome shotgun sequence includes:
- the LOC101773594 gene encoding protein NSP-INTERACTING KINASE 3-like yields MPLPLEGRRVHRGRPRLPSGAMEQTLVWDIVAQDRDLTSLQTLVLQANTISGPIPDSIGRLRMLEILDMSSNKLNGTIPSSLGNLKNLNNLALQNNVISGHIPHSVGRLVMLDTLDMSNNRLTGTILSSFGHLKNLNYLGLQNNAICNKTTSFIISMLFLSWIT; encoded by the exons ATGCCCCTGCCACTGGAAGGGCGTCGTGTGCACCGAGGACGCCCACGTCTCCCATCT GGAGCTATGGAACAAACGCTTGTCTGGGACATTGTCGCCCAGGATCGGGACCTCACCAGCCTGCAGACCTT GGTATTGCAGGCCAATACCATTTCCGGGCCTATTCCTGACAGCATAGGGAGGCTTAGGATGCTAGAAATCCTTGACATGTCAAGCAACAAACTCAATGGGACTATCCCAAGTTCGCTCGGAAATCTCAAAAACCTCAACAATCT AGCATTGCAGAACAACGTCATTTCCGGCCATATTCCTCATAGCGTAGGAAGGCTTGTGATGCTAGATACCCTTGACATGTCAAACAACAGGCTCACTGGGACCATCCTAAGTTCATTTGGACATCTCAAGAACCTCAACTATCT AGGATTGCAGAACAACGCCATTTGCAACAAGACTACAAGCTTCATCATATCGATGCTGTTTCTGTCCTGGATCACTTGA